CGGCTATCTCGCGCTGCGCCTTGCCGGGCCGTCGCGCGGTTACGGTGTCGCCGGGCTGCTCGGCGGTCTCGTGTCGTCGACCGCGGTGACGCTCAACTTCGCCCGCGAAAGCCGTCGCGAGGGTGCGCCCGCGGCGCCGCTCGCCCTCGGCGTCCTCGCCGCCTGCACGGTGCTGCCGGCGCGGGTCGTGGTGCTCTCCCTGCTGCTCAACCGCGACGTGGGATGGGAGGTCGCCCGCCTGCTCGCGCCCGTCTTCGCCGTGGCCCTGGCCAGCGCCGCGTTGAGCTTCCGCGCGGCAAGCCGATCGCCGAGCGACGGCGCGACGACGGAGCCCTCGAACCCGCTCCGGCTCGGTGCGGCGATCCAGATGGCCGTGCTCTTCCAGGTCGTGCTCTTCGTCATGGAGTGGATGGAGGCGGGCTTCGGCGACTCCGGCGTCTACGCCACCGCCTTCGCCACCGGCCTCACCGACCTCGACGCCCTGACCTACTCCATGTCCCGCCTCGGCGAAGGCCTCTCCCCCTTCCTCGCCGCCCGCGCCCTCGCCGTCGGCGTCCTCGCCAACACCCTCTTCAAGCTCGCCCTCGCCGCCACCCTCGGCCGCGGCCCCTTCCGCCGCCGCGTCACCCTCGGCCTCGCCGCCCTCGCCCTGGCGGTGCTCGTGGTGCTGGGAATGATGCGGTGAGGGAGGCTCAAGATCGGGGAGGAGAGCCCCATTCAACCCGGACTCTCATCCGAGATGGACCGATGGTTGGGAAGGGCTCACCTATCTGTCTGAAGTCCGGCGCCGTCGAGCTCTTTGACCACCAGAAGGCGTTCATGGCATTCAACGTCCGAAGCGCTCTTCGTAAGCAAGGCGCCGATAGAGGGCCGCAGCGAGAACAGTCGTGATCGCGACGGCGAGGAGGGCGAACGAGTCGTGAACGCCGGTCGGAGGGGTGCGGACCAGGAGGCCGATCGCGCTGCTGGAGAGGAGCACGAAGTAGGCGGCCTCGATGGACCAGATGAGGAGGAAGAGACGATTGGTCCACGTCATTCGGTAGCCTCGCCGAGACCGGCGAGGGAGCTTCTCGCTCGTGATCCGGCGCAGTGTACGGACCAGAGCTCTCCAGCCCTTGAGCGACAGCGAGTCGAGATCCCGAGCGACTTCGCGGCCAGTGTGTTTCAGTAGGAGCGGCAGCTTGTCGAGGATCTTGTCGAGGATCGCGAACATCAGGACCTCCTTTCGTTGCGCCGACTCTACGTCGTGTCCGGCGGCGTGGGCGCCATCGACACAATCCTGTCCTGTCGGCCTTCGCTGACGGTGCTTGCGAAGTGCTCTCCCTTCGTCGCCCGTTATCGCTCCCGGGCGACGGAGATCGCCGACCGCGTAGTGGTCCCCCATGGACGCGGGGCGGTGCGGGTCGCCGAGCTGGATTGCCTACTCGTCGAGTCTAGAAGGTCAGGAGAAGGCGCTCGGAAACCTCTTCTGCTTCCAGGCTCTGGCCAGGTAGCTGGAAGCGCCGAAGCATGGAGCGGCCGATACTCAGGAAGACCTCGCGTGCGAATAGGCCATCCGGGATCGGGAGATCGCAGGAATGCGCTCCCGACTTCTTGGTTCCGTCGATGCTGAGCAGGACGCGCACGCCGCGAGCCTTGCAGGCGGCGATCTCGTCGAGGAGTGACTCGAAGCTGAAGCTCTGGGCGCCGTAAAGGATCGCCTGAGTGTGGGAGTACGGCGGATCACAATAGACGACGTCTCCCGTTCTTGTCCGCCGCATGGCGTCGGCGAAGTGGGAGAGCGCGAACTCCGAGCCGACGATGCGTCGCCGCCAGTCGTCGACGCGCGCTGAAAAGCGATCTGGCGCGATGGGGGAGTGGATTCCGCAAGGCGTCGACATGTACCCGTCGGCCTTGCGGAAGCGGACGACTCCTCCGTAGCAGCTGCGACAGAGGAAGAGAAGGTCGGCGCCATTCGGTGATGCATTGAAGCGTCGCTTGATCTCCTCGTATCGTTCGACGCGATCACCGCTGCGAAAATGCTCCCACCGCTCTCGATACCAGGCCTTCAGCTCGTCCGGCTTGGTCTTGAGCGTTCTCCAGATCTCGATGAGCGGTGGGAATGCATCGGAGGCGAAGCCTCGGGAAGGTGCGAGGGTGGCAAGGACAGCGCCGCCGCCGAGGAACGGCTCCCAGTAGGCGCGCATGTCCGCCGGAAACAGCGCGACAATCTGAGAGGCGAGACGGTGCTTGTTTCCGATCCACTTCAGAAGCTGGCCTCGGGGCGGCTGGGCGCTCCCGAGGGTCTCCTCTGCGAAGAGGTTGGATTGGAAGAGGGCGACGTTCATGTCACTGGCGACCGAGTCGAGGATATCCCGATTTGGGATACGTAATCCCCGAAACTAGTCTGCCTTCGCTTGCGAAGTAGTACCACATCCACCAAAGACGCCAGACGGCTGGGCGATCTTCTGCGCGCCGCGAGAATCGCTGCCGGCCTGCGGCAAGCCGATCTCGCCGAGCGGCTGGGCCTGCCTCAGTCCTTTGTCAGCAAGTACGAGGCGGGCGAGCGGCGGCTCACCTTCGGTGAGGTCTCCAGGATCTGCTCCGTGCTCGAAGTCGATCTCACGGAGCTTGGGCACAAGCTCGAGGGCGCGGGTTCGTGAGAGCCGACCCTCGCTTCACCGGGCTCGAGAGAGACTTCTGGGCAACCGTTCGTCTGGTGAGCCAGGAGGTCGGCTACACGACTAGGGGTAGGGGTAGCATTCTCGTTCCGACAGCCGAGAAGATCGTCTCGGCAATGGCTCGACTATCGCTCACTTCTGAGCATTTGTTTCCGGCGAACGGCGAACCAACGCTCACAGGGCGGAAGCTCCTCGACTACTTCGCCTATCGTGCAGAGATTCTCGGTGGTTTCGTCGAGCCGCGACTCATGGACTCTCGGCAAGCCGCGAAGGTCTTCAACGACCTGAAACGCCGTCTCCGGCCCCGTTGCCCGCTTCCGATGAACAAACAGAAGGGGGAGAAGAGAGCGCCGGCTTACCTGACAGGGATCGTCAACATGCTGGTCGAGGCGGGGGTCGGCCAGTGCTCCTGCGAGTACGATCCGCGAACTCTGACCACGGTGACCCGTGACGGTCGCCCCCTTCGTACGCTCGTGTCTCGGCTCGCAGTTCCCTTGGACCGGGTTGGGTTGATCTTACGTGAGCCTCCTTCAGGCGGCGGCTCCACGCTCTGCATCGATGGTCATCAGCTCGTCGAGCTTCTCTTTGGCGGCTTTCGCCCAGCCCTGCCAAGTGGGGATCCCGACTTCGACACCACCGGCATAGACGTCGACCGGCGTTACGGGATCACCTCCCTCGAGCGGCATCAGCGCCCAGTGCGGCCTCACTTCGTTGTACCGCCGCCGGAAGGCTGCGAGCTTCTCGCGGGCGTCAGCCGGTGAGGCGTAGAGATGCCAGTGCACCTCTTCGTCCTTCAGCGTCTGGTGGAATCGCTCGAGCAGACCCAGCTGCTGAGGCGTCCGATAGCGCGTGCGCACATGACTCAGGACGCCGTTGATGTGGCGACGGAATCGCTTCGCCAGAAACGTCGATCCGTTGTCCGTCACCAGAATCGGCGGCTTCGACAGCGGCCCGTGCAGTCTCTCCGCTTCGGCCTTGGCCTGATCGAGTGCCGTCGTCACCGCTACCGCGTCGTGGCTCGGCGACAGATGAAGCGCCAACAGGTAGCGGCTGAAGTAGTCGATCACCGTCACCGCGTACCACCAGCCGTGGCCTGGCACGTGCACGTACGTCACGTCCGCCTGCCACAGGTCGTTCGCTTGCCGCGGCAACAGCTCGAACAGGCGCGCAGCCTGGTACAGCTCCGCCGAGCGCGGCAGCGGACGACACAACAGACCCTCGGCCTTCAGCACGCGATACACGAAGCGGTTCGAGACATCGAGCTGTCGGCGACGACAAACCACCGCCAAGCGCTTGTAGCCCCACCAGGGGAAAGCCAACGCCACATCCCTCACCGCGTCGTAGAGATCACGATTCAGCGGCCTCGGCGCTGGACCAGGACGTCGACGCTCCGCGCTCGAGCGGCGAAAGAAGCTCGATAACGGCCAGCCCACCGCCGAGACCACTGCCTTCAGCCGCGCTGGCGAATGCGAGGAGACCTCGTTGCGTACCATCTCCCGCCACTCCTCGCTCAGCGGGGGTACCGCGGTAGTTTTCGGAGAATGCCGTTGGCGATCGTCAGCTCACCGATCGCCTGCGCCCGACGAGCCAGCTCTTGCTCCATCTCCGCGATGCGGCGGCTCTCCTCACCTGAGTCCTTCGAGCCTTTCGACAGCCGCTCTCGACCACCCGACACGAACTCGTCACGCCACCGGTACAGCGTCTGCTCGCTCACCCGGTACCGGCGAGACAACGCCGCGACCGGCTCCTCCTTGCGCAGCAGCGACAGCACCACCTGCACCCGCTCCTCGCCGGACAACTCGCTCCGCTTCGGCATCGCGCTCTCCTCGACTCGGGGACACGCCCCTCAAACTACCCGAGTCCAGGAAACTGCGGGCAAGACACTCGCTCGCCGAGTCGACGGCGCGTTCCCTTCGGCAACGGATCCTGTCGCTGTTTGGGAGATCAAGGAGTACTACCACACGACGACCTTCGGGAGTCGCGTGGCCGATGGCGTCTACGAGAGCCTGCTCGATGGCATGGAGCTGGAAGAGCTCCGAGAAGCCGAGGGAATTCACGTCGAACACGTGCTCATCGTCGACGCGCGGTACACCTGGTGGGACTGCGGTCGCTCGTATCTGTGCCGCATTGTCGACATGCTCCAGATGGGGCTGATCGACGAAGTCCTCTTCGGCCGCGAGGTCCTCGAGCGCTTGCCCGCCATGGTCGGAAACTGGGTCGGCCTCCGCGAAGGCCGCAACTCGCGGTAGTCAGCTCGGCGGTCGGTGGCTTCTAGCAGGGCGAAGCTGCCTGCTAGGAGGAAACTCGGCTTGTCCCTCCCCCCTTCAGCGAGTACACGCTGACCTCTTCTTCTTCGCCGGACCTCATTTCGCACCCCTGCGCTTGACCTTTCTACCGAGCCGACGGGATCAGCGGCCGGTTGCGGTCGGTGACCCGGGGCGACGGGAGCATCGCGACGCGTTGCTACCCGGACGACAAGGACGGCAAGGACGACGCGCCGGTGTGCGCCGACGTGCCCGGGGTGGGCAGCGGCGAGGACCGCCTGGCGCGCGGCAACGTGCTGGCGGTCGTTCGTGCCGTGGGCGGGGCGGAGGCGGGTCCGGCGGGTTACACGTCGACGCAGACCAGTGCGAGCTATCAGGAGGACAACCTCCCCTCGTCGGTGACCGACGGTCGCGGCCGGCGGATCGATCTGCCGGTGTCGACGGTTCGTGGGACGAGCGCGCTGCGTTTCGCGCCGGACGGCGGGGCGCGGACGGCCGCGCAGCGGGGCTCGGGTCACGAGCTTGCGGGACGCGACGGTGCGCTCGACCCGTTCGGGAGCCGCGGGGCTTCGTGGACCTCGCAGTTCGACGGCTTCGGCCGTGTCGCGCGGACGACGGGCGGCGGCACCGGCGGCTCGCTCACTGAGGTGGAGTTCGCCGCCGACGCCAAGGGTCGTTTGAAGGCGGGCCTGGCGAAGCAGATCCGGCAGGGCCAGACGGCGCATTCGTTGGAGATCGAGCGCGACGAGCGTGGCAATCCGATCCTGCGGCGGTGGTCGCAGGGCCGGGTGGCGCGCACGGGCTACGACGCCTGGGATCGTCCGGTGGAGTCGAGCGACGGCGAGCGGGATGGCGGGTCGCTGGCGCCGGTGGGGGCGGGTGGGCCGGAGTGCGGGGCGACGGGGTCGGTGGCGCAGCAGGCGTTCGATGCGGCGGGTCACGTGGTCGTCGAGCGGCGGCTGAGCGACGTCGTCGACGCGACGGGCACGCCGAGCTGCCGCTGGGTGGAGACGCGTTTCACCTACAACGCGCGTGAGCAGCGCCTGTCGGTGGCGGTCGACCAGCTGGCGAGCGGCCTGGTGCCGGGCGCGATCGACCCGTCGAGCCGCGAGGTGACGCGCTACGACTACGACGAGCATGGCCGCCTGGCGAGCGAGACGGCGGTGGGCGAGGTGGCCCCGTCGGTCGCGACGCGCCTGGGTTACGACCCGGCGGGTCGCGTGTCGTCGGTCCAAGTCGGCAGCGCGGGTGTCGTCGCGACGGGCTACGACGCGGTGGGCCGGGTGGCGCGGCAGACGGACGGCGACGTCGGCGTCTGGCGCGGTCGCTACGACGCCTGGGACCGGCTCTTCGAGGAGCGGTCGCCGACCGGGGCGGTGACGCGGCGTCGTTTCGATCAGGCGGATCAGCTGACGCGCGAGACCGTGTTCGATCGCGAGCCGACGTCGCCGGGGGCGACGGTGGTGGCGGATCGGGTGCTGGCGACGACGAGCTTCGGCGTGGCGCGTCGCTCGGTCGAGGTGCTGCGGGAGGTGTCGACGCCGGAGGGGACGCGCTACGAGGTGCGGATCACCGAGCGCGATCTCGACGAGGAGGGCCGCGAGCTGGCGGTGTGGCGCGGCGGGGCGATGGTGGCGGACCCGACGGTGGCGGTGCTCGACCGCAACGGCGCACGGCGCGAGCGCTCGGCGGTTTACGAACCGGAGAGCGGTCGTCTGCTGGCCGAGGAGATCGGCGGGACGGCGGGCGAGGGCCCGCAGCTGCGCAAGCGCTACACCTACGCGAGCGAGGCGCACACGCCGTGGCCGACCGCGGTGGCGGTCGAGGAGGCGGTACCGGGGCAGAGCAATCTGGTGCCGACGGTGGAATCGACCTTGGTGCGCGACGCGCTGGGGCGGGTGATCGAGGAGAAGCGCAGCGACGGGACGCTCACCCGCACGACCTACGACCGCACGGGCGGCGTGCTGCGCCAGGAGACGGGCGCGGGCGCGGTGACGCTCGTGGTGCGCGACGGACGCGGCCTGCCGATCGAGGAGGTGCGCCCGGCGGGCCGGGGCAGCACGAGGCGGGCGTTCGACTCGAGCGGTGCGCTGATCCTCGAGTCGACGAGCAACGCGTCGGGGACGCCGTGGGAGACACGCACGACGCTCGACGCGA
This genomic window from Holophagales bacterium contains:
- a CDS encoding DUF4010 domain-containing protein gives rise to the protein MTEPFVPELSLHLAWPLAVAALGGLAVGFEREFSARREGDTTRFGGVRTFLLLGLAGGLAALLAALGQAVLGAVVLAAGALLVAIAYFATARRGHVDATTEVAGIVVLAAGALAGAGELALASGVFAVTSLVLAEKGRLHALVERVRSEELEAALRFAVLALVVLPLLPAGPFGPGYGLRPRETWLLVLVFSALSFGGYLALRLAGPSRGYGVAGLLGGLVSSTAVTLNFARESRREGAPAAPLALGVLAACTVLPARVVVLSLLLNRDVGWEVARLLAPVFAVALASAALSFRAASRSPSDGATTEPSNPLRLGAAIQMAVLFQVVLFVMEWMEAGFGDSGVYATAFATGLTDLDALTYSMSRLGEGLSPFLAARALAVGVLANTLFKLALAATLGRGPFRRRVTLGLAALALAVLVVLGMMR
- a CDS encoding DNA adenine methylase — translated: MNVALFQSNLFAEETLGSAQPPRGQLLKWIGNKHRLASQIVALFPADMRAYWEPFLGGGAVLATLAPSRGFASDAFPPLIEIWRTLKTKPDELKAWYRERWEHFRSGDRVERYEEIKRRFNASPNGADLLFLCRSCYGGVVRFRKADGYMSTPCGIHSPIAPDRFSARVDDWRRRIVGSEFALSHFADAMRRTRTGDVVYCDPPYSHTQAILYGAQSFSFESLLDEIAACKARGVRVLLSIDGTKKSGAHSCDLPIPDGLFAREVFLSIGRSMLRRFQLPGQSLEAEEVSERLLLTF
- a CDS encoding helix-turn-helix transcriptional regulator; amino-acid sequence: MRSSTTSTKDARRLGDLLRAARIAAGLRQADLAERLGLPQSFVSKYEAGERRLTFGEVSRICSVLEVDLTELGHKLEGAGS
- a CDS encoding transposase family protein, with product MVRNEVSSHSPARLKAVVSAVGWPLSSFFRRSSAERRRPGPAPRPLNRDLYDAVRDVALAFPWWGYKRLAVVCRRRQLDVSNRFVYRVLKAEGLLCRPLPRSAELYQAARLFELLPRQANDLWQADVTYVHVPGHGWWYAVTVIDYFSRYLLALHLSPSHDAVAVTTALDQAKAEAERLHGPLSKPPILVTDNGSTFLAKRFRRHINGVLSHVRTRYRTPQQLGLLERFHQTLKDEEVHWHLYASPADAREKLAAFRRRYNEVRPHWALMPLEGGDPVTPVDVYAGGVEVGIPTWQGWAKAAKEKLDELMTIDAERGAAA
- a CDS encoding helix-turn-helix domain-containing protein, with protein sequence MPKRSELSGEERVQVVLSLLRKEEPVAALSRRYRVSEQTLYRWRDEFVSGGRERLSKGSKDSGEESRRIAEMEQELARRAQAIGELTIANGILRKLPRYPR